The Aedes albopictus strain Foshan chromosome 2, AalbF5, whole genome shotgun sequence region CatgattcgaaaactactgattTCGGATCCGTAAAGCTGGTTTGGCCACTGTATTTCGCATCACAGGCTAAGGAAGGTCCATTATTGTACTTTTTCGACGAGAACAAACAAGTGCAATTGAATGAAACTGAAAAGTTAAGTCTCCTCAGTAATAATGTGGCAATAGTTACAACAACTGACAACAACACTAAACTGTCGATGTTACCAGTGAAATCCATGCTAGAATCAGACATAGCTGTTTTGACCAAACAAACATTGCAACTGAGTCCTGGAGTTCGGCGTGTTACCACCTACGAGAATGGCGGAGTAGAACTGGATGGTCTTTCGAATGCATACGTTTTCACCAACAGCAAAATACTTCCAGGCGGTAACAAGAACAAATATGGCTGGTACCAGCACAGTTACGATCTGAAAACCAGACAACTACAACGCAGTGTACGGGACAGTGAAGGGAAGTTGATCAAATATATAGATCCAATCGTCGACGAAGAGCAAGAAAAACTCAACTCTACTACGGTTATTACTGATAAGGCTGGTCGTTTGCCTATTGTAGACGTTGCTCCCATGAACGTGCTTGATGGCGATTACTCGTACTATGGATTTGAGCAATACGAACGAACATCATTTAATAATACGGTTCGTTGGACGTTTGACGATAAAAAAGTAAAAACTGAAGGAGGAAATCGATTTCTTCAACTGGAAACTGGAGATTCTTTCGAAGGAGTTCTTCACATAAGAAGTGCTAATGAAAAGTATCTGTTTTCGTGTTTGCTGAAGACAGAAGACATCGGAAAAATGAGTGAACTAGTTACCATCGTAAATATCAAGCAAGAAGATAAAGAAATGCTTCAAGTTGGAGAACCCATAGTTCAGCACTCAATTGCAGCACGCTGGCATTACGTCGAGCTGAATATAACTACGACGAACCTTTTGAATCCCACATTGGTAACCGTCAAAATATCTCCCAAATCCGGAAAATCCCTCATTCTTGACCACGTGAGATTTTCTCCCATGAACGTCGACTTCCGGGCCTACGCCTACCGTCAACCATTCTGGGGAGTCAGCAGAGTGATGCACAACAGTGGACTGATGACCCAGTATCTGCTGGATTCGCACGGTAATCGTGTCGTGTACGTGTCGGAGTTAGGGAAAGTTACGGACTTCTTGACCTACTCTAAGTCATACAACATCCGAGGCTCGGACAAGTTTCCCCATGTCATGGAGGTGAGACCTAGCAATGGGGAAATCGAATGCTTCAACGATCCGAAGAGTTGGACCCCTGACATTGATAAGCAGAAATGGAGTATGGAAAGGGGAACTTTAATGCACAGTTCGGACACGACAGACACAATTAAAAGAGCTTTATTGTCAAATTATGATTCATTCGTTGTCAGATTCGTATACAACTTGAATTCTAAAGATGCTGTGATCAAGGTCATAGTTAACGATATGACTCTTGATGTTGTATGCAAGCCGTCTCAAGGCACCTGCGCAAACAAGGGAAATATTTCTGATTATGGTGAAATCGTCGTATTCATATCGAAATCGCACCGAGCAGTATGGTTTGAGGGCAGTCTCGTCTCCGAAACATCGCACCACTTGcctaaatttgaaaatattggctTCACAATATCCGGTTCGGTGACGATCAACGAAATGCTTGTGCTGTATGACCCTTCAATGAAAATCACCTACTACAACCGGCTGGGATTACCCAGGCAAACTCTTACGATGCAAGACGAGAAGTTCGTGAGGATTAAGGAAGTTCTGTATGATGAAATCGATCGATCTATCGTTACCACAAAATGGACCACCGTGGAGAAGAAAGATAATTTATTTTTCGATTTCCACGATAACTTCATCGAAATTGTGGAGTCTAAGCGGTTGACTGGGCTCGtcaacgatttgaataaaaattgcGAAGGATACCCGTATTTCCGAAAGGACTATGCAGACAACCCCATCACAGAGGAAGTAACAATTTCCATGCCAGGGAAAACATTCTCGGAAGATAGCAAATATTCCAGACAACTGGCGAGGCGGTCTAAGTATCAAGCGTTGGATAAACTTTTCCCTGCAGAAGATGGTTTCACGCAAATGGTGGAAATCAGACAGAACAAGACCTACCATATTGTTGTTAACGATGCTAAGAACAAAAAGGTGGCATACTTTATCGCAGCTGCTGGTACCGATCCACGAATAACTACTTACGAATACGACGACGGGGGTAACCTTGTTCTGGAATTGCCTCCTGTGTATCACAACGTTACAACTACATTGAACCAAACGTTTGCCTTTTGGGGTAGAAACTTGTCGGAAACAGAGTTGCGTTTGCAGTCGGATTGGGGCATTCGATATTCGTATAACAGTGAGGGACAGATCCTAAGCAAAACCACACCTGATTCCGGTACACAACACTACTTCTATGATGGCAACGTTGTTAGATTTCTGGTTCACACGGATAAAGAAAACAAAACGGATAAAACTGTGTTCTACTCGTATGGATCAGCTGGACAAATTGTAAGGGAAGCCATAGTAGATATCCCACCCACGGAGTTCAACCAATACCTCGGTGGCAGTACAATGATACCCAATTCAACTAACTTCGTAGAATTCTACCATGGAGAATATGATGAATCTCCTACTGTGAGACACAGATCACAACAGTCGATCAGACGTATTGGTGATAAGCAAATGATGGAGAGTTTGATCAACGATAACGCCAACCGAATCGTAAAAAAGATATTCATCGTACCGGCGCTGAACACTTCTTACGCAATCGACTATGAATATCTTAACGATAAGCTCTCCATGATCCGGTATCCGATCGGCGTAAATGGAACCGATTTCAAAGTCAAGTACACCTACAACAACGCTGGGGATATGATCACCATTGGAACCGTAGATGACCCAGAGAAGTTCGTCAAACTCCAGTATAATGCAGACAGCTTAGTGCAAGAAATGCAGTTCGAACCAGGTTCCCCTTATACCTACAAACGCGAGTACGGTTACAATGAACCGGGCTATCTGAACCGGATCGCTGACATGTTTTTAGAGGAAACCGTCAGCTACCTGGAAGCAGACGGATACGGCAATGCATTTTCCATGATTTTCGAAGGCTTGATTTCCAGAACCACTTTCAACGCTACTTGGTTTGAGCGGAGTAATCCAGCTTTGTCGAGACTCCAGTTAAATGATATGCATCCGATCAACAGAACACTTACCGCGTTTTGTATCAAAAGTCTGCAATCGGAAGGATACTTCGACAAGAGTTCCCATCCATTGAAATCGTTTTACCCCGAATTGGATGATTCAATTAGTGAAAAATGCCGAACCAAGCAGTTTCGTTCTGCGTTCCATGCACATGAGTTTCCCCAGTATTACGGCCACTCGTACGATTATGATAGTCACGAACAAATGATAAGAGCTAAATACTTCCAATCTCCAACCGAAGCTTCGTGGAAACCATTCAAGGAAACGAGTTTTATGCCAATTGATGGCATTGATAGTACCGCATCAAAGGAAATTTGGAACATTCTTCTGAGAAATAATTTCATATCAAGAAATTGTTATAATGTTGGAATTTGTGCGGGATTACCGGGTAATAATTCCTTGCTTAAATCAGACGTACCGAATGAATCGTACGCTCAAGCCTTAATGCTAAATGCTATATCTACAGAGAAAACATTGTCCGATACAGTTTTTGAACGTAAATGCTTAAAGTGGTTTGAAAGTAGAACAAGGAAACCGCTTCACAATTGCACTACTTTGAAGGATATTTTTGAATCCCGTAACATTATAGGTGAGAATACCAATCAAACACAAAATGCTTTGAATAACGATTTCCGAGCACAACTCCACAAATATACCCGGTTTATTCCTCACATTGTCAGAAAACTCCACAAGCACTTTGCCACTCACCTCGGAAAATCACCGGCTGATGTACTGTCATGTAGTTTTGACGCCAACGGAAATCATCGGTTGTTCAGAAAGGGCGCCGTTCGGTATTCTTTTGAGTATACCAATGGGACCAACCAAATCCACACCATCACCAAGAGTGACAATGATGAACCGGACGCTCCAGCCAAAATATACAAAATGAAGCATAATAGTGAAGGAAGCGTCATCGTAGCCCAGCATAAGAATATAAGCAAGATTGAGTATGACCCTTTGCTGAACAGACCGACCATTATACACATGGACAATGGACGAAAGTTGAAGTTCGAGTATGACGTACGAGGCGAACGAACGTTCAAACAAGTCATAGAAAAAGATAACCACGTAAGTAAAGAAAAGTACTACATCAGAGACTTGAACAGGAATGTGCTGGTAGATGTTCAGCTAGCCTACGTGGCCAAAAATAAGGTACCGGATATCCAGATAACCAGCTACGTCTACTCCGATCGAGGCCTCATCGGGTTCGTAAGAAATGACGAATTCTACAGTGTGTTCACCGATCACGAAGGCTCAACGAGGTTGGTGATCAAAAATGGTGAAGTCAAAGCTGCATACGACTATCTGCCGTTTGGAATCATTTTCCGAAAAGCCGAGCGGGACTTGGATGGTGCAATTTCCTACCTGTACACTGGCCAAGAGTGGGACGAGGAAACCGGTCTCTACAACTACCACACCCGATTGTATGACCCGGAAATCGGACGCTTCTATCAGGTTGATCCAAAGAGTCAATATGCTAGTCCTTATCTCTACGCGGGGAACAGCCCTCTGGGTTTGGTAGATCCAGATGGTCAGTTCTTCATGACGTTGATCGCAATCGCGTTGGCAGTCGTAGGAGCATATCTGGGAGCTGCGGCAGCAAACGGATCATGGAATCCAGCGGAATGGAACTGGAGGAGTGTAAATACGTGGTTGGGATTGTTTGCAGGAGCATTAACGGGAGCCACGCTACCATCTACTGCTATTTCAACATTCACTTATCTCACGGCAACCCTCGGACTCAGCGTGAGTACATCTCTAAGCGTTATGATCGGTAGTGGCATTGGACTTTCTTATTTCACCATGGCTGCAGCGAACAATGATTGGAATCCCGACCATTGGGATATGAAGTCGCCTGCCACGTGGAATGCCTTCTTCGCTGGCGTTGCTACGAGCATAAGTGTCATAACGAATCCACACAACTTGGTTACCTCGTATGCCGCCATCACCTCTACGGTTGGAAAAGGGCTATTCATAGCTGGAAAGTTAATTCTAACAACAGGATTTGCCTATATGCTAGGAGTGATCCAGCAGAAAGGAGAATTTGATCCTTccaaatgggatttcacaaaaccagGATTGTATATGTCTTTATTCAGTGGTTCAATACAGGCTACGTCAACAGTCAAATTTATTAGCAATTTGCCGGAAAACTTTAAATCAGTTGTTAAAAAGATCAGCAATTTATTGAACAACAAACAATTGAGTGTAGTGCTCTCGAAGTTCAAGCAGCATCTGGGCAGTGACTTTTCAAAACAGCTTATGAGCGCCGCTCACTATCTAAACACATACAGTGGGAATCTGAAAACCGTTGGTCAAGGCACATTTAATGTTTTTCTTTACACAACGGTTTCATCATTAAGAATTTCCACAATTGTTGACAAAGACAAAGTCCCGGAGTTTGGTGTCGCAATGGAAATTATCAAACAGATACAAAAAGTTGTTTCGATTTCCGATTACATGGCGAATAATTTGGATCTCATTGTGCGTGTCAAAGCAGTGTCGGATGCCCACCGCAAAACTCGGAGTATAACGGTGGAATCAGAACAAAACAGCACTTCATCGGGGGCATCAAGTTTCTCTCGCTCATTTCTAGACTTCATCCGCTTCCGCTTCGGAATACCTAATCCGCCAATAATTCCAAGTTCAACAGAAGTGAACCCTTATTCTTCTGAAACAAAAACATCAACGGGCAAAGTTTTTACAATATCCAACTGCTTCCGAATGTATGATTCCACCACCAACAAACCATTCATCAAATGCTATGGTCACCGATCCATCACTTCAATACACTCCAAATTATCCCACGGTGGTGGAATCACTGGAGATAGCTTCCAGAGCTGTTACCCAATCAGTTACCACCACATTCCGAGTGTTTCCTGCGATGGATCACAATCTACAATGTTGTTCTCCGGCTACGACGCACCCCGACTGTTCGACTACACTGACGGATGGATTCTGTTGGCTCGTGTTATGCCGACTGCAATCAAGAGCATCGTTTCCGGTGTACGAAGTGTTTTCACCGGTGGTGATCGAACTCCATCAAGAGCTTCCGCATCGGAAGCGGAACTAGCTTCGCTGATCAATGATTTAGCAGGATTGAATAGTTGGATGACGTTGTGCAACAATTCCGGATGGGCGACGAAAGCTGTTGACGAGCTGAACAAAGACATTCGGGAATTTTTGAGTGAGTCAACGAGAAACCACCACACGTATTGGATGTTAAAGGAAAGAATAGCGGTACTGCGGGAAGATGTTTTGGAGGAAACTGTATTTGCACAGAATGGGGGTCAGATTGGCGTTAACCTGGATGTGCCAATGATGCGGATGCTGGAAATGTCGCAGTCAAGAGATATTCAAGGTCCGAAGCAACAATCATTACAGTATGCTAACGTTGGCCTCCTAAAATAACCGATGAAGCTCTATAGAATACAGGATAACAAAAGAGCTCTTATTACGGATAGAGTAAGACTTAGTTCAATATTGTTTGTATACTTGCTCATAGAGAATGTAGCATATGTGATATTTCAATATTAGTTTAAAGTGCTTCGTAAATTTATAAATTAATGTAGTTTATTATACatctttttattattttcattattatggtcttcttattttaaaaaatgtgcaACTAGAAGTTCAACATCTTACCTTGAAGAACTTTTCTTTTTTCGGCTTCTCTACCTTTTATGATATCGAACTAATGAACCCAGAAACAGTATGAACATCTAGCAAACATTTTggcaatcttcagaaattttctccttTGTTCCCCTAGTTAGGGACTACACAACATCGCTCATTTCTAGCAACATACTTATTGGTTTCCCGGGAAGATTTACGGccaattcttttagaaaaatttTCCCAATATTATATCGCGAAAATAATCACGCTCAAAACTACCATCCATATAGAGAACAATTATTGTTCTCTATATGGATGGTAGCTTTGAGCGTGATTATTTTCGCGATATATTAGTTGATAAGTTTCTGGTAAGATCCTTGATCAAAAACAAAAATCAGCAATTCAAATTATTCCTTAACAGACTTACACTGGTGCATAATGGATCGGGCAAAAGcagattttcatataaaattgccaagtttgagatgctgtaactatggtttgctttgatggattgagctcaatttggGCACCAATGTAACAAAtaaattggaaccttataaatgcacattttattttccgtatcgggccccacgtcaaGGAACtagatacgaaaaataaaatggaacattataaatgcacaaaacacaaacatgcaacacataacataaattatgCCCAGTCATTCATGTGGATGacgaagtccgaacccaggatgacgaggtttcattattgttcttggtccatcagtcaatcctgtaatcttttttttttctggctggTTGCCTTTAGTTCACAGCGAAAGTTGCTTGCATAGCTTGTGTCTAGgagtttctaatcctaagggggcatcctgattcgGGCAACGACATAAGACCGTCtataatttgatgtccgtgtaagggtacggcttgcgtgttttgtactggatcgctcctgaaatgtttgcagcgctacaaatgcacattaaatttaggGACAGTTTCACAAGCGGGAGTATAAAATACGATACGAAAAttcaaacgtaacacactccatgcaacaatcgaagaattttccatgaattgcattctccaattcatggaaaattcttaaaattatatTACAAATGTAACAACTACTTTATAAAACGTAACAACTACCTTACAAACGTAACAACCTCAGTGTCGAATTAATgatctttggattatcgagccacatTTTACACTTAACACCGAACACTACTTATGAACAAGCTGATTAATTTAACATGAAATTCTAACTCACCTCCGTGTTTGTTGAAATGCACtcatatcaaatcgcattatgtcaacagaAACGATTCTAACTTatacgagtttgtatgcacactttaacgagtttataCATTTATCCGATTCCACTAGTACactaatgcgagttaaactgacataataagaaaagtatcaAGTGGAGTCGTAAAGTCATGACAGTAcgcatttttttcgatttcatCTGGCACTTCGCGAAACACACgattttgcgaataagtaaaggtcttcgtaataaaacatcaaaatatcCTTTACTACGATGTAGCAATACCCtgtaaaagttgatttgtattcttatattcctttatcagatacatcgcaataaattcaaaaaatcgcATCATACGCGATTAAAATTGTCCCTCCGTCGTACATACACGATCAAaactttggggtcacccccttaaaaatatgctattttttcGGCCCATATctgcgccaatttgcgtccgatttcaaaaccctagatctcattcaaaagataatgtcaaagaaactttgaacatgatttaaattaaaccttttcaaaaatgtttgaatgtAAACTTAACCGAactgcccatgttcgcatagttgacgtaatcaCCATTGCCAATGTCAGCATACTCAAGTTAATATCCAATACGAGTGCATATTTCTGACCAGTTTGATCACCTGGAGTACGAGATTCAACCGTGAGTAAGATGTCAACGTTGAGAAAATTTAGAACTTCgtattattcattgttaaaattgcaAAAGTGTGTGGAAAActgcagtggcgcttacgtcgacTACGCGAATATGGGCAgcgaaagttgccaaattttctaaaaaattaatataaacttacggcagtgtcgctggaaattgggttgaccaaattttatgatgagagtggtaatataacctcATATTTCCTATTAACTTTCagctgctttttaccgaacttagttaaacaaaagttttgggtcacccctcaaaatggtgtatcggcccaaagtcactatcgtaaaacatggaaaagtgagtaaaaagaaaatcgagttaagtactgttccttttatttccactaagaatttgcatcctttgacagatacgtatttcgacctcaactgtaaggtcatcttcagtgtcttgtgctCGActccaagtacaagacactgaagacgaccttacagttgaggtggaaagtcaaaggatgcaaattcttagtggaattgaaaggaacagtacttaacccaattttctttttacttacaggtattccactaacaagccaAGGTTCATGGTTCACCATGgataagtgatttgttgatatctatgtcatcttctattcaatttcaatttttcttggcttatttgaaacataatgattgatatttactgcatagacatcccaagaacaactctcagaaatcccgaaagaacatCGAACAAATCTCGGAAAGAACTTCTTATCAGATTAAATGCGTATAAACCTCTGGATGTAAATTTGCGAATCCAAAGTTGGTTTAActaaaatttttaataaaatcatGAAGAGAAACtgcaaaaaaataaaagaaaaaattgCGATAGCTTTtggaaagaattcaaggaaaaacaTTGCCAAACCATCAGCACAGGGAacagacatcccaagtaacaatcctaattctatttggttttatttgtttttatgatagttttatcggaacattgcatattctagttgatcttatcggagtttcagctgagcataactattcttcatcaatatgtggttttaaaaacacctccaagaatacttgaggttcagttcataaaaccataaacacaacaagaactgttgaacttattttcagttttataaggttcttgtagttatcttcaatcatccgttcttgatcaagagcaactgttctcgcaagagaacagtttggtacatgaaaaatacaagaaaaaactcaagcatcagattttgattctcaccgttccattattgctgccaatcaagaacacttacccggaaacccaaccgcgacacggtgcagtgccaagttcctccggttgcagcatccgaaatgaggttgatttggtcatccaggacgtcgattcccttgtaatcgggagtcaaataatcgacctgcaaaatcacttacctgttggaaatgctgaccggaggaataaggcgctgcaccacatcaaggGCGGTTCCcgaaaaaaggtctgcctggttggcaacggtaccggggatgattaaatttatcgcacgaagttcacaaaatccaccgcggtgcgataatttattatttgtttacaatttggcgcacatgatttatgacgttctcggcggagtttgcataaacctacatcaagaacgttataaacctgagtactcttgaataatacttcttacccttgcataagatgaaataaatttaagacgttcttgatggagaacAACCAGGCTGCACTGAGAacattataaatcctagtattcttgtgttatgcttttagctctggcatgagttgaaagaaatttaagacgatcttatggtgatgatgattaaaaccatcgatgatggactgaccaccggcctagatttcaatggaagccatgttgagaaaactcatgagcaatgttcgcatgacaaggaataatatttttaaatattttattagtgcgtaataatggaagcgcgttacaatttttggaagtatcttgcaacatatatacgatgaattttgcttggcatttggcatccttgctacatcccggaaatatttctaatttgtgtgataaattaatcccgattacaataatgtgtcattttcattgtgttttaatttcaatttaattcaccaaacttttctgtcgacataaaagctgcatcaacaacaacactgacaaatttattatcgttttatcgtgcacttgaagaattctacaaggagagagcaattcgccttgaggacaacttgggaagtacaacaagttttaagagaaatttgaaaacaactctccaagagcatcttaggatgggcctctttgatcttatggcgggtttatggttgagttgatgtcgtgttgtagagcaatttggtttatgcatggttttaaagaacaggtgttgaagaatacttcaaaagcattataaaattaattttgttacttgggatccaaGTTTAGATTAGTGAGCGAGGAATCATAGGGTTTATGGAATTACTTATTGGACTCTTGTTTTTGTTGAATTAAACATGCATAATCTTTCCCGGAAAACCCCATGAAATTTTATTTTGTCGTATGTTACACCGTGGTTACGTACTCCGCGTCGTTCAGATGCGCATCAAAATGCTGCTCAGGTCACCCTTGAGAGTATCTCAACCGGAATGTGCTAggtaaccagtgctgaaaattttatTCCGtcctatctaaattcaaccacctatagctcattttagaagctgaacctgagaatatggtatgcgAAAAACTtgggcggctagaccagttctgcaagaaaattacggaaaaaacgctatttttcgaatatttaaggtaaatgtcacggactatctttgaaatatgccaaattatattcaccgtgaatatcactggcattttttgaaggtagttcgtgacatttaccttaaatattcgaaaaatagaggtttttccgtgactttcttacagaactagtctagccgcacaagtttttcgtataccatattctcaggttcagcttctaaaatgacctgtaggtgattgaatttagatatgatgaa contains the following coding sequences:
- the LOC109398599 gene encoding uncharacterized protein LOC109398599, giving the protein MQTTTEIVADAEQQPKVLEKAVLEFRNSSTLVEELQGPIEAVLVPNGSTSGQSMVGVKYKRHLLVYRFDDDRNRLTLLDGKYDVFDTETERRLWWLTEKRFIGVQNGTWVDVYRVNERIDFLNRVNGAVYLGHFLKDSELGALVRDENEWRFMSFNGSTWNNQTVEFLPEMNERKVEIQVISDFDDGKNVFVIRSNEDLGIYEIKESKKLERIVKCQHIQLPEDAEYDRIAFANFSDAKFKDILHFNTTGLNVYRFNDTTGGYEPHLFSTMFSKYRNWNTDLVNSMIVHDTDGDQRDELLFTTPAGFQVFRAVQREDDFYLEEVLLKSDNNKHRFMNLMAVLPNGKNGIQRVIFHDGNKLLLTDVGKDIMTITFPQDVKPKEISPKITLITPAVQYSRWLHEHLDLSELLQPLNSLTGKVELSIPLVQVDNPFGISVRKYFQYRDVPGDDCLARGWTFPLDYIVVDTVGSIFEQDFRYSIVRKNYRISLFPSFEQSTEDKVVFEVQPELELTYFKNDQKWVMEDKEESIKYIFGNFDSTKGLRYAEQDSERKFPIEWYLVREEDATGSFVNYLYDLENNSAKLTSITTDQDATVKFVYNKGKMQSFAIQTQFYKQVVTLEMTNDNDKFYLTGIKQDNYPLFEFKYESDKMTEIIYPNGLKSTLEYGTVITESEKRNELELPSEDFTIAYGPDYSVIAIAHPDKKHAQISVRDVLRGSHTIKTFNTTLFNNEEPFKGYQVVIQEKLFGIIRSFKLTKILDFFQFSKDNWNITQHNLTADAIITSNVNSIYIADAGSLQIIKIGANDTLVSHVQNITSNFVIRATNRGLLLYDDQKFVLQYTPNRQYLKGLFSNYDSNYIKETIATVNRFEMSEDAKADLIRALKLNMIQMYGKFIILRALEIKHGVLKVLLRLKILDEKNEIKDSDRYRIDIQNVEEMKRNVKSKANDSCNLRYILYLEKYAINIDCTGPTVDGYENALQSELKSIAKDQQKVQKAMGTIINFSNNMATLEKEILDANPVAFDVSLLGISIDEKGVKTGGKVISYNGTAWSQSDQNSDLDLVLRDKLRLVKKAGEACKIYNDTEVIHDSKTTDFGSVKLVWPLYFASQAKEGPLLYFFDENKQVQLNETEKLSLLSNNVAIVTTTDNNTKLSMLPVKSMLESDIAVLTKQTLQLSPGVRRVTTYENGGVELDGLSNAYVFTNSKILPGGNKNKYGWYQHSYDLKTRQLQRSVRDSEGKLIKYIDPIVDEEQEKLNSTTVITDKAGRLPIVDVAPMNVLDGDYSYYGFEQYERTSFNNTVRWTFDDKKVKTEGGNRFLQLETGDSFEGVLHIRSANEKYLFSCLLKTEDIGKMSELVTIVNIKQEDKEMLQVGEPIVQHSIAARWHYVELNITTTNLLNPTLVTVKISPKSGKSLILDHVRFSPMNVDFRAYAYRQPFWGVSRVMHNSGLMTQYLLDSHGNRVVYVSELGKVTDFLTYSKSYNIRGSDKFPHVMEVRPSNGEIECFNDPKSWTPDIDKQKWSMERGTLMHSSDTTDTIKRALLSNYDSFVVRFVYNLNSKDAVIKVIVNDMTLDVVCKPSQGTCANKGNISDYGEIVVFISKSHRAVWFEGSLVSETSHHLPKFENIGFTISGSVTINEMLVLYDPSMKITYYNRLGLPRQTLTMQDEKFVRIKEVLYDEIDRSIVTTKWTTVEKKDNLFFDFHDNFIEIVESKRLTGLVNDLNKNCEGYPYFRKDYADNPITEEVTISMPGKTFSEDSKYSRQLARRSKYQALDKLFPAEDGFTQMVEIRQNKTYHIVVNDAKNKKVAYFIAAAGTDPRITTYEYDDGGNLVLELPPVYHNVTTTLNQTFAFWGRNLSETELRLQSDWGIRYSYNSEGQILSKTTPDSGTQHYFYDGNVVRFLVHTDKENKTDKTVFYSYGSAGQIVREAIVDIPPTEFNQYLGGSTMIPNSTNFVEFYHGEYDESPTVRHRSQQSIRRIGDKQMMESLINDNANRIVKKIFIVPALNTSYAIDYEYLNDKLSMIRYPIGVNGTDFKVKYTYNNAGDMITIGTVDDPEKFVKLQYNADSLVQEMQFEPGSPYTYKREYGYNEPGYLNRIADMFLEETVSYLEADGYGNAFSMIFEGLISRTTFNATWFERSNPALSRLQLNDMHPINRTLTAFCIKSLQSEGYFDKSSHPLKSFYPELDDSISEKCRTKQFRSAFHAHEFPQYYGHSYDYDSHEQMIRAKYFQSPTEASWKPFKETSFMPIDGIDSTASKEIWNILLRNNFISRNCYNVGICAGLPGNNSLLKSDVPNESYAQALMLNAISTEKTLSDTVFERKCLKWFESRTRKPLHNCTTLKDIFESRNIIGENTNQTQNALNNDFRAQLHKYTRFIPHIVRKLHKHFATHLGKSPADVLSCSFDANGNHRLFRKGAVRYSFEYTNGTNQIHTITKSDNDEPDAPAKIYKMKHNSEGSVIVAQHKNISKIEYDPLLNRPTIIHMDNGRKLKFEYDVRGERTFKQVIEKDNHVSKEKYYIRDLNRNVLVDVQLAYVAKNKVPDIQITSYVYSDRGLIGFVRNDEFYSVFTDHEGSTRLVIKNGEVKAAYDYLPFGIIFRKAERDLDGAISYLYTGQEWDEETGLYNYHTRLYDPEIGRFYQVDPKSQYASPYLYAGNSPLGLVDPDGQFFMTLIAIALAVVGAYLGAAAANGSWNPAEWNWRSVNTWLGLFAGALTGATLPSTAISTFTYLTATLGLSVSTSLSVMIGSGIGLSYFTMAAANNDWNPDHWDMKSPATWNAFFAGVATSISVITNPHNLVTSYAAITSTVGKGLFIAGKLILTTGFAYMLGVIQQKGEFDPSKWDFTKPGLYMSLFSGSIQATSTVKFISNLPENFKSVVKKISNLLNNKQLSVVLSKFKQHLGSDFSKQLMSAAHYLNTYSGNLKTVGQGTFNVFLYTTVSSLRISTIVDKDKVPEFGVAMEIIKQIQKVVSISDYMANNLDLIVRVKAVSDAHRKTRSITVESEQNSTSSGASSFSRSFLDFIRFRFGIPNPPIIPSSTEVNPYSSETKTSTGKVFTISNCFRMYDSTTNKPFIKCYGHRSITSIHSKLSHGGGITGDSFQSCYPISYHHIPSVSCDGSQSTMLFSGYDAPRLFDYTDGWILLARVMPTAIKSIVSGVRSVFTGGDRTPSRASASEAELASLINDLAGLNSWMTLCNNSGWATKAVDELNKDIREFLSESTRNHHTYWMLKERIAVLREDVLEETVFAQNGGQIGVNLDVPMMRMLEMSQSRDIQGPKQQSLQYANVGLLK